One window of uncultured Trichococcus sp. genomic DNA carries:
- the fliP gene encoding flagellar type III secretion system pore protein FliP (The bacterial flagellar biogenesis protein FliP forms a type III secretion system (T3SS)-type pore required for flagellar assembly.), whose protein sequence is MLKKGIVAGSIGLFFLTFPQKAHAAEIVDTVQNALGGTSDAVKMYVLIGLLSVIPAFLILTTCFTRIIIVFSFLRSSLGTQQNPPNTVLIGLAAFLTFFIMRPAYTEVYHEAAVPLMEDTISIEEFFYIAEDPIRDFMLKQTREKDLSLFLDLQGDDMPTNTGDVSLLSLIPAFAISELRTAFTIGFLIFIPFLVIDIVVASILMSMGMFMLSPVMISLPFKLLLFVLVDGWYLVVESLVLGFQ, encoded by the coding sequence ATGTTGAAAAAAGGAATTGTCGCAGGCAGTATTGGATTGTTTTTTTTGACATTTCCTCAAAAAGCTCATGCAGCAGAAATCGTTGACACGGTACAAAATGCTTTGGGCGGGACATCCGATGCCGTCAAAATGTATGTCTTGATCGGTCTTCTGAGTGTCATACCGGCATTTTTGATATTGACTACGTGTTTTACGCGGATCATCATCGTCTTTTCTTTTTTGAGAAGTTCATTGGGAACACAGCAAAATCCTCCCAACACGGTCTTGATCGGCTTGGCGGCCTTCTTGACATTTTTTATCATGAGGCCTGCTTATACGGAGGTCTATCATGAGGCTGCGGTTCCGTTGATGGAGGACACCATCAGCATCGAAGAGTTTTTTTACATAGCAGAGGATCCAATCAGGGACTTTATGCTGAAACAGACGAGGGAGAAGGATCTTAGCCTTTTCTTGGATCTGCAGGGGGATGACATGCCGACAAATACCGGAGATGTCAGCCTGCTCAGTCTGATCCCTGCCTTTGCGATCAGTGAGCTGCGGACAGCCTTTACGATCGGTTTTTTGATTTTCATTCCATTTTTGGTGATAGACATCGTGGTCGCAAGTATTTTGATGTCGATGGGGATGTTTATGTTGTCGCCGGTCATGATTTCGTTGCCTTTTAAGTTGCTCCTGTTCGTTTTGGTGGACGGTTGGTATTTGGTCGTCGAGTCGCTGGTTTTAGGTTTTCAATAG
- the fliQ gene encoding flagellar biosynthesis protein FliQ yields the protein MSIEKVLDVLREGFMTILIVAGPTLAIALVVGLIISVIQAATQLQEQTLSFVPKILSVIGALIVFGNFMLNALIAYTEKIFELIAGL from the coding sequence ATGTCGATAGAAAAAGTTTTGGATGTTTTGAGAGAAGGCTTCATGACCATTTTGATAGTTGCCGGACCGACTCTCGCCATCGCGTTGGTGGTAGGTTTGATCATCAGTGTTATTCAGGCAGCTACACAGTTGCAGGAACAAACGTTGAGCTTTGTTCCAAAAATCTTGTCCGTAATTGGTGCATTGATCGTATTCGGCAATTTTATGTTGAATGCATTGATTGCTTATACAGAAAAAATATTCGAGTTGATCGCTGGATTGTGA
- the fliR gene encoding flagellar biosynthetic protein FliR: MLITLQKVILIFMRIGSFVFISKGFSFKGVPTFVKIAISFGLSLPVYVMIPAMESELGLMQLALFALKESLIGLALGYITNLFFYAVEIAGGFADFQVGFSMSAVFDPALGFQASYFGKIYYWMALSIFFFTDMHHHVLRALVSGFTVFPIEAFSVGDFGVKGIVTLFTMMFEIALNLAAPIMIAALLTEVVLGVLSRTVPQINVLMLSMPLKILVSMSLMLILLPNLMDSMTDMLPKMVKYMTEFIQSLS; the protein is encoded by the coding sequence ATGCTGATTACACTACAGAAAGTTATATTGATTTTTATGCGGATAGGTTCTTTCGTATTCATAAGCAAGGGATTTTCATTCAAAGGTGTCCCCACTTTTGTGAAAATCGCCATTTCTTTCGGCCTGAGTTTGCCGGTTTACGTCATGATACCCGCTATGGAGTCCGAGCTGGGCTTGATGCAGCTCGCGCTTTTCGCGCTGAAGGAATCATTGATCGGCTTGGCGCTCGGCTACATCACCAACCTATTCTTTTATGCGGTTGAGATAGCGGGAGGCTTTGCTGATTTCCAGGTCGGTTTTTCCATGTCCGCCGTCTTCGATCCTGCTTTAGGATTCCAGGCTTCCTACTTCGGGAAAATATATTACTGGATGGCGCTGTCCATCTTCTTCTTTACAGATATGCACCATCATGTCTTGCGGGCATTGGTATCCGGATTCACTGTTTTTCCGATAGAGGCTTTTTCTGTAGGGGATTTTGGAGTGAAAGGGATTGTCACCTTATTCACGATGATGTTTGAGATTGCGTTGAACCTTGCAGCGCCGATCATGATTGCAGCCTTGTTGACGGAAGTCGTTTTGGGAGTGCTCTCGCGTACGGTGCCTCAGATAAATGTGTTGATGCTTAGCATGCCTTTAAAAATTCTGGTCAGTATGTCCCTTATGCTGATTCTGTTGCCGAATTTAATGGACAGCATGACGGATATGTTGCCTAAAATGGTGAAATATATGACTGAATTTATCCAGTCACTAAGCTGA
- the flhB gene encoding flagellar biosynthesis protein FlhB — protein sequence MSEKDGKTEKPTPKKLKDARKRGEIAKSQEFNSAFTYIMFTLFAIALSTHALQYGYVYLKRELAADYDVSGFGNNLNDIGMKAILAIFIIAGPFLGIAFVGALIANIIQTGLLFSTEALKFKMSRLNPVSGLKNMFSKKALFTLVKNILKMILIGYVSYISFEKSGYYIINAAAVGTEKLYFLILELVKDISTNLAILLFLLGMVDFIYQKYDYKKNLNMTKQEIKDEYKESEGDPYIKSLRRQKYKQFSKQMLKDVESATVIITNPTHLAIAVRYDKERDQVPVVVAKGADYVAEKIREAASKNKIPIMENKPVARAMYRSVEVGQPIPLDFYEAVAEMIALIYQVNESSKRKI from the coding sequence GTGAGCGAGAAAGACGGAAAGACCGAGAAACCCACCCCCAAAAAGCTGAAGGATGCCCGGAAACGCGGAGAGATAGCCAAGAGCCAGGAATTCAATTCTGCCTTCACTTATATCATGTTCACGCTTTTCGCGATTGCGCTATCCACGCACGCCCTTCAATATGGGTATGTTTACCTGAAAAGAGAACTGGCGGCTGACTATGATGTGAGCGGGTTTGGAAATAATCTCAATGATATCGGGATGAAGGCCATACTGGCGATCTTTATCATAGCGGGGCCTTTCTTAGGGATTGCATTTGTGGGAGCACTGATTGCAAACATCATCCAGACGGGATTATTATTCTCAACAGAAGCCCTAAAATTTAAAATGAGCAGACTGAACCCGGTGAGTGGTCTTAAAAATATGTTCAGCAAAAAAGCGCTATTCACTTTGGTCAAAAATATTCTCAAGATGATCCTGATTGGTTATGTCAGTTACATATCGTTTGAAAAATCGGGTTACTACATCATCAACGCAGCTGCAGTCGGAACTGAAAAACTGTATTTTTTGATTCTGGAACTCGTCAAGGACATCAGCACGAATCTGGCCATTTTGTTGTTTCTATTGGGGATGGTGGATTTCATCTACCAAAAATATGACTATAAAAAGAATTTGAATATGACCAAACAAGAAATAAAAGATGAATACAAAGAATCAGAAGGCGACCCTTACATAAAATCATTGAGACGTCAAAAATATAAACAATTCAGCAAACAAATGCTGAAGGATGTGGAGTCCGCTACTGTCATCATCACAAACCCAACGCATCTGGCGATTGCCGTGCGCTATGATAAAGAACGCGATCAAGTGCCCGTAGTCGTCGCCAAAGGGGCGGACTATGTGGCAGAAAAAATCAGGGAAGCAGCCTCGAAAAATAAGATTCCGATTATGGAAAACAAACCAGTGGCACGCGCCATGTACCGATCGGTTGAAGTCGGCCAGCCGATACCATTGGATTTTTATGAGGCGGTAGCAGAGATGATCGCATTGATTTATCAGGTAAATGAAAGCAGCAAGAGAAAAATATGA
- the flhA gene encoding flagellar biosynthesis protein FlhA: MAAQLTKKNGNASVFMDVGIATFVVLILAMIIIPLPAPLLDVMLIMNLALSMTILLLTLFTKNVLEFSTFPTLLLLTTMFRLGLNISSTRLVLTEGDAGKVIDTFANLVAGNNIIVGAVIFIIIFIIQMIVVTNGAGRVSEVSARFTLDAMPGKQMSIDSDLNSGLINEQQAKQRRNDLERETQFFGAMDGASKFVKGDATAGIVITLINLIGGTLIYSLQQGMPIMEAMNKFGRLTIGDGLVSQIPSLLISIGSGILVTRSGNAKTFGTSLIPELLSSSKVLYLVSAILLVFAILPGFPTFTFTIIAILLGGSSYLIQQNEKKAYFEKITEEQRILAGERMLQNQSNEKTVTAHQVDPISIEIGYGLISIADESKEDNLMNQIHSIRKQCATEIGILLKPIRIKDNLQLGMNQYVIKIKGNVYAQGELYMDRYLILSPGETEFAFNGIATKEPSFGLDAMWITGNDREMADLQGYTVVDPLTVFITHLKETIFQHSQELLGRQEVKQLLETLKETHNVVIDELIPDILRLGEVQKVLQNLLKENIPITDMVTVLETLADYGTTIKDIELLTEYVRQALKQTIVKTYLDENAVLNVVTIHPNTEEMLGKNIQKSSSGSIPLIQGNTVTKLFDSIKKIHNRLEAEGRPHVLLVSPKIRPSLKNLLTFNFPEIAVLSLNEVPNEIAIESVGTVEDIAV, from the coding sequence ATGGCGGCACAACTAACCAAAAAGAACGGGAATGCGTCAGTGTTCATGGATGTAGGGATCGCGACGTTTGTCGTCCTTATTCTGGCAATGATCATCATTCCATTACCGGCGCCACTTCTCGACGTGATGCTGATTATGAATCTGGCCTTATCCATGACGATTCTGTTGTTGACGTTGTTCACTAAAAACGTCCTGGAATTCTCAACTTTTCCGACGCTCCTTTTGCTGACGACCATGTTCAGGTTGGGGCTGAATATTTCATCCACGCGTTTGGTTCTGACTGAGGGCGATGCGGGTAAAGTTATCGATACATTTGCGAATTTGGTTGCCGGAAATAATATCATCGTCGGTGCCGTCATTTTCATCATCATTTTCATCATTCAAATGATCGTCGTGACGAATGGCGCGGGTCGGGTATCGGAAGTATCCGCACGATTCACGTTGGATGCGATGCCCGGAAAGCAAATGTCGATCGACTCTGACTTGAATTCAGGCCTGATCAATGAGCAGCAAGCGAAGCAACGACGCAACGACTTAGAGCGGGAAACGCAATTTTTCGGGGCGATGGATGGAGCAAGCAAATTTGTCAAAGGTGATGCTACCGCAGGGATAGTGATTACACTCATCAACTTGATCGGTGGTACGCTTATTTATTCCCTTCAGCAAGGCATGCCGATAATGGAAGCGATGAATAAATTCGGGAGATTGACAATCGGAGATGGCTTGGTCAGTCAGATTCCTTCCTTGTTGATTTCGATCGGTTCCGGGATTTTGGTAACAAGATCAGGAAACGCCAAAACATTCGGGACATCGCTGATACCGGAATTGTTGTCCAGTTCAAAAGTACTCTATCTGGTTTCCGCTATTTTACTCGTTTTCGCCATATTGCCGGGCTTTCCGACATTCACCTTTACAATCATAGCGATACTATTGGGTGGGTCGAGCTATCTCATTCAGCAAAACGAAAAGAAAGCATACTTTGAGAAAATAACGGAAGAACAGCGCATTCTGGCAGGAGAGCGCATGCTTCAAAATCAATCCAATGAAAAAACGGTTACTGCCCATCAAGTGGATCCCATATCCATTGAAATCGGCTACGGTCTGATTTCAATAGCCGATGAATCAAAAGAGGACAATCTGATGAATCAGATACACAGCATCCGGAAACAGTGCGCTACGGAAATCGGCATCCTTTTGAAGCCCATCCGCATCAAGGATAATCTGCAGCTGGGCATGAATCAATACGTGATCAAAATCAAAGGGAACGTCTACGCACAAGGGGAGTTGTACATGGATCGCTACTTGATCTTGTCCCCGGGAGAAACGGAATTTGCTTTTAACGGGATCGCAACGAAAGAGCCGTCGTTTGGGCTGGATGCCATGTGGATAACCGGGAATGACCGGGAAATGGCGGATCTGCAAGGGTATACCGTGGTGGATCCGCTCACTGTGTTCATTACCCATCTGAAAGAAACCATTTTTCAGCATAGCCAGGAACTGCTCGGCAGGCAAGAAGTGAAGCAATTATTGGAGACACTGAAAGAAACGCATAACGTTGTCATCGATGAGCTGATACCGGATATCCTTAGATTGGGCGAAGTCCAAAAAGTGCTTCAGAACTTGTTGAAGGAAAACATACCGATCACCGACATGGTGACGGTATTGGAAACGTTGGCGGACTATGGCACCACGATAAAGGATATTGAACTATTGACGGAATATGTCCGCCAAGCACTGAAGCAAACCATCGTAAAAACTTATTTGGATGAAAACGCCGTGTTGAATGTCGTTACGATCCATCCAAACACGGAGGAAATGCTCGGTAAAAATATCCAAAAATCTTCATCGGGATCGATTCCACTCATTCAAGGAAATACTGTCACGAAATTATTTGACAGCATCAAGAAAATCCATAACCGCCTGGAAGCTGAGGGAAGACCGCATGTCCTGCTGGTATCTCCAAAAATAAGACCCTCTCTGAAAAATCTGTTGACATTTAATTTTCCGGAAATAGCCGTATTATCTTTGAATGAAGTGCCGAACGAAATTGCGATCGAATCGGTCGGTACAGTCGAGGATATTGCTGTTTAA
- a CDS encoding FliA/WhiG family RNA polymerase sigma factor yields MQNIEDREAAILKYVPLVEKVVRHIGLSHSDYEKSDLVNIGVIGLMDAIDKYDEDKKVPFENYAFIRIKGAIIDEIRRNGPVSRTGMNKLKDYRLAVESLQHSLKRIPTEEEICQELQITAKQLGQVYDTASYLATQSLEKMIFNDEGNGVELGDMLVDAHALSVEEELLRNEQMEALKGAIGRLKEREQLILQLYYVEKLPLKEIAFILEVSVPRVSQIHGKMILKLKEEMRRDDLD; encoded by the coding sequence ATGCAAAATATAGAGGACAGAGAAGCCGCCATATTGAAGTACGTGCCTCTAGTCGAAAAAGTGGTCCGACACATTGGATTGAGTCATTCTGATTACGAGAAGAGCGATCTGGTGAATATCGGTGTCATCGGGCTCATGGATGCCATCGATAAATACGACGAAGACAAGAAAGTACCTTTTGAAAATTATGCATTCATTCGGATCAAAGGGGCCATAATCGATGAGATTCGCCGCAATGGCCCGGTTTCTCGTACTGGAATGAATAAACTAAAGGATTACAGGCTTGCGGTGGAGTCGCTTCAGCACAGTTTAAAAAGAATTCCCACTGAAGAAGAAATATGCCAAGAACTTCAGATTACTGCCAAACAATTGGGCCAAGTATATGATACGGCATCCTATCTGGCTACCCAGTCATTGGAAAAAATGATCTTTAATGATGAGGGCAATGGCGTAGAATTGGGGGATATGCTTGTCGATGCACATGCCCTTTCCGTTGAGGAAGAGCTGCTGAGGAACGAGCAGATGGAAGCCTTGAAAGGCGCAATCGGTCGCTTGAAGGAACGCGAGCAATTGATTCTGCAACTGTATTATGTGGAAAAATTACCGCTCAAGGAAATTGCCTTCATACTGGAAGTTTCCGTCCCCCGAGTTTCACAGATCCATGGGAAAATGATATTGAAATTGAAAGAAGAAATGAGGAGGGACGATCTTGATTAG
- a CDS encoding flagellar hook-basal body complex protein, which translates to MIRSLDTVGHQFNLLQKKQENLSTNIANVNTSGYKYQELVQSTTETFQFGNNLNGPLLNQLNPIDGLNFGNQIDTAYRNLTQGGLKGTNATNDFALMGDAFFTVRMPNGEQAITRNGNFSVDATGNLTTQEGYLVLGRTQAGQTTTIPAGSIPFTVDQTGSVNATGVRFLLTDNVEAENLQSIGDTLFAYQAGMTTDEDTLVLQKYLETSNVDMTDHMVQMMQLTREFEANQKILHASDETLSKAVNEIGKV; encoded by the coding sequence TTGATTAGAAGTTTGGATACAGTAGGCCATCAATTCAATTTATTGCAGAAAAAGCAGGAAAACCTGAGCACAAATATCGCCAATGTGAACACCAGCGGGTACAAATATCAAGAGCTTGTCCAAAGCACAACCGAGACTTTTCAATTCGGGAATAATTTGAACGGTCCGCTGCTGAATCAGCTGAATCCGATTGATGGACTGAATTTCGGAAATCAGATAGATACAGCCTACCGTAATCTGACCCAAGGCGGTCTTAAGGGCACGAATGCAACCAATGATTTTGCGCTGATGGGGGATGCTTTTTTCACAGTCCGGATGCCCAACGGCGAACAAGCTATCACAAGAAACGGCAACTTTTCGGTTGATGCAACGGGCAATCTGACTACTCAGGAAGGCTACTTGGTGCTCGGCAGAACGCAAGCCGGACAAACAACCACCATCCCGGCAGGCAGCATTCCATTCACAGTCGACCAGACAGGAAGCGTTAATGCCACCGGAGTCCGTTTTTTGTTGACGGATAATGTGGAAGCTGAAAACCTTCAATCAATTGGGGATACATTGTTTGCTTATCAGGCAGGGATGACCACGGACGAGGATACGCTTGTCCTTCAGAAGTATTTGGAAACTTCCAATGTTGACATGACAGATCATATGGTCCAAATGATGCAGTTGACAAGAGAGTTCGAAGCGAATCAAAAAATACTGCATGCTTCAGATGAGACGTTAAGTAAAGCAGTCAATGAAATCGGAAAAGTGTAG
- a CDS encoding flagellar hook basal-body protein yields the protein MSLPMNISKTAMKAFQTGMDNIANNIANVNTNSYKAKNVNFQELLVNSQTENQKLLFSEGIGELTISAGVSSNVSGMDLSQGSLVESSGDFHLAISGEGFFKVNDENGAVFYTRDGAFQLSPAGVATNSVGNVLAIDQNLLPTLDLSDATLSISENGEIWAESKGAATLAGRIPLFYPASADALVPAGENQYAVAEGMRMYSSAEGFPLGGIQQHFLETSNVDLASAFTDMIVTQRAYSMNLKAAQTSDEIMGVINGFKR from the coding sequence ATGAGTCTACCGATGAATATATCCAAAACGGCCATGAAAGCATTCCAGACGGGGATGGATAATATTGCGAATAATATTGCGAACGTCAACACAAATTCCTATAAAGCAAAAAACGTGAATTTCCAGGAACTGCTGGTCAACAGTCAGACGGAAAATCAAAAATTGCTGTTTTCTGAAGGCATTGGGGAATTAACGATTTCCGCCGGGGTATCGAGTAACGTTTCCGGAATGGACCTTTCCCAAGGAAGTCTGGTCGAAAGTTCTGGCGATTTCCACTTGGCGATTTCCGGAGAGGGTTTCTTCAAAGTCAATGATGAGAATGGCGCTGTTTTTTATACGCGGGACGGCGCATTCCAATTGAGTCCTGCTGGCGTGGCGACCAACTCCGTAGGGAATGTCCTTGCAATCGATCAAAATCTGTTGCCTACGCTTGATCTATCCGATGCGACCCTATCGATTTCGGAAAATGGCGAAATCTGGGCGGAAAGCAAAGGTGCTGCGACATTGGCGGGAAGGATCCCATTGTTTTATCCTGCGTCTGCTGACGCCCTCGTACCAGCCGGAGAAAATCAATATGCAGTGGCGGAGGGAATGCGTATGTACTCCTCCGCAGAAGGTTTCCCGTTGGGGGGCATTCAGCAACACTTTTTGGAAACATCGAATGTGGATCTGGCGTCTGCGTTCACCGATATGATCGTGACGCAACGCGCGTATTCAATGAATCTGAAAGCAGCGCAAACCTCCGATGAGATTATGGGTGTCATAAACGGATTCAAGCGATAA
- the ftsE gene encoding cell division ATP-binding protein FtsE, with translation MAIIEVAGVTKEYPRGITSLKDVSVTIEAGEFVYVLGASGSGKSTFIKLLYRDIKPTKGTVTVCGHNVGKMNDHVIHHLRRNIGIVFQDCKLLTGKTVFENIAFALEVTGEDPEAISDKVHRSLETVGLADKANSYPDQLSGGEKQRVAIARAVVHSPKIILADEPTGNLDPRTSLEIFRLFYRINKSGTTILMATHDQGIVENFRFRTLEIKNGQLIKDQERKEQNTLQYDFKRKEYFIV, from the coding sequence ATGGCAATAATCGAAGTGGCTGGCGTAACAAAAGAATATCCTAGAGGCATCACAAGCCTGAAGGATGTATCGGTTACCATCGAAGCAGGCGAGTTTGTGTATGTGTTGGGCGCCAGTGGATCAGGCAAGTCCACTTTCATTAAATTACTTTATCGGGATATCAAACCCACAAAAGGGACGGTCACCGTTTGCGGACACAATGTCGGCAAAATGAATGATCACGTCATCCACCATCTGAGGCGGAACATCGGCATTGTATTCCAGGATTGTAAATTATTGACTGGTAAAACAGTTTTTGAGAATATCGCTTTCGCGCTGGAGGTCACGGGTGAAGATCCTGAGGCTATTTCGGATAAGGTACACCGCTCGCTTGAAACGGTAGGGTTGGCGGATAAAGCAAACAGTTATCCAGATCAGCTTTCCGGCGGTGAAAAACAGCGGGTTGCGATTGCCCGTGCTGTTGTCCATTCCCCGAAAATCATTCTTGCGGATGAACCTACAGGGAATTTGGACCCGCGGACTTCTCTGGAAATTTTCCGTTTATTTTACAGAATCAACAAAAGCGGCACAACTATATTGATGGCTACGCATGACCAAGGAATCGTCGAAAATTTTCGTTTCCGGACTCTCGAAATAAAGAATGGTCAGCTGATAAAAGATCAAGAGAGAAAGGAACAGAACACGCTCCAATATGATTTCAAAAGGAAAGAGTATTTTATTGTTTGA
- a CDS encoding HAMP domain-containing methyl-accepting chemotaxis protein → MEQGAEINYLVASRMSVVRSYLLSGDTTYVELFDLYTQQSEAIQAEILEANGNKQVIVDLFAGIDEWTRITREEVINVYQAGNQQQAINALFEQSEQLGNENISAMERSLDARIVSIHEEGDDVIAHGNQAMRVTFIISIIAILLSIAIALMISSDLMNRIKLLMGRTTELAEGKLDGTPIDIAHFDELGKLGDSINQMQQQLKAIIVSISETSHTLEENSRDLHQASNEVKLGTEQVAVTMQELAMGSETQASSASNLATVIDVFNDEFQAVNQNTIQIAEGSKEILANTNQGEELMQKSSLQMNKIQDIMQEAVDKMSILENQTQEINKLVGLIQNVADQTNLLALNAAIEAARAGEHGRGFAVVADEVRKLSEQVATSVMDITGFVDTIQKESKNVSSSLQSGYTEVKSGAAQIDQTTNTFSEMKMQLDSMVANISVVTNKLALLAENTNNMSTSIEEIASVSEESAAGVEETSAASQEISSSMEEVSMNSERIAGLADLLNLLVKEFKF, encoded by the coding sequence TTGGAACAGGGCGCCGAAATCAACTATCTAGTGGCAAGCCGGATGTCGGTCGTCCGCAGCTATTTATTGTCCGGGGATACAACTTATGTGGAATTATTTGATTTGTACACGCAGCAAAGCGAAGCTATCCAAGCGGAAATTCTGGAGGCCAACGGCAACAAACAGGTGATTGTGGATTTGTTCGCTGGAATCGATGAATGGACCCGGATCACACGCGAAGAAGTCATCAATGTCTACCAAGCAGGTAATCAGCAACAAGCGATCAATGCGCTGTTTGAACAATCAGAGCAACTGGGAAATGAAAATATTAGTGCCATGGAACGATCGCTTGACGCCAGAATTGTTTCCATTCATGAGGAAGGAGATGACGTCATTGCACATGGAAATCAAGCGATGAGAGTGACCTTCATCATATCCATAATTGCAATATTGCTGAGCATCGCTATCGCATTAATGATTTCTTCCGATTTGATGAATCGTATCAAGCTATTGATGGGACGAACGACAGAACTGGCAGAGGGCAAACTGGATGGAACCCCCATTGACATAGCACATTTTGATGAATTAGGTAAACTGGGTGATTCGATCAATCAGATGCAACAACAGTTAAAAGCCATTATCGTCAGCATTTCAGAAACGTCACACACACTGGAGGAGAACAGCCGGGATCTCCATCAAGCTTCAAACGAAGTGAAGTTAGGCACTGAACAGGTGGCTGTCACAATGCAGGAATTGGCGATGGGATCCGAAACCCAAGCAAGCAGCGCCAGCAACCTAGCGACTGTTATTGACGTATTCAATGATGAGTTCCAAGCTGTCAATCAGAACACCATTCAGATTGCAGAAGGCTCAAAGGAAATCCTTGCAAATACAAATCAAGGTGAAGAACTGATGCAAAAATCAAGTCTGCAGATGAATAAAATTCAGGACATCATGCAGGAGGCAGTCGATAAGATGAGCATTCTGGAAAATCAAACGCAAGAAATCAACAAATTGGTTGGACTTATTCAGAATGTAGCGGATCAAACGAATTTACTGGCATTGAACGCTGCCATAGAAGCTGCGCGAGCTGGCGAACATGGCCGAGGCTTTGCTGTCGTTGCCGATGAAGTCAGAAAGCTGTCTGAACAAGTCGCCACGTCAGTCATGGATATAACCGGTTTTGTGGACACTATCCAAAAAGAATCCAAAAATGTAAGTTCTTCCTTACAATCGGGATATACAGAAGTGAAGTCGGGTGCTGCCCAGATCGATCAGACGACCAATACCTTCAGTGAGATGAAAATGCAATTGGACAGCATGGTGGCGAATATTTCTGTCGTAACCAATAAATTGGCTCTGTTGGCAGAGAACACGAATAACATGAGCACATCCATCGAAGAGATTGCTTCAGTCTCGGAAGAATCCGCTGCCGGAGTCGAAGAGACCTCGGCTGCCAGCCAGGAAATCAGCAGTTCCATGGAAGAAGTTTCGATGAATTCTGAAAGAATCGCAGGACTCGCTGACCTGCTGAATCTGCTTGTAAAAGAATTCAAATTTTAA
- a CDS encoding C39 family peptidase yields MRKRALLKRGLLIIFIVGTLSIRLAPPESASVLDEQAIVAEAPKEVLLDVPLLNQMDYPVLYNGCEVTSLTMILQYNNVSISKNDVAAWLPSVPIVYNNGLRGNPNNAFVGDITGHDYGFSVYHGPIAALAANFVSPDRIKDITGSSFDAVLDALNHGYPVWTITSTSYAPVDDMEVWQTPSGEVNVSYSEHSVVVVGYDENYFYVNDPYGKKNQPVEKSSFIASWEQFGSQAIYIE; encoded by the coding sequence ATGAGGAAAAGAGCGCTTCTCAAAAGAGGCTTGCTGATAATTTTTATCGTTGGTACATTATCGATCAGGCTTGCGCCCCCAGAAAGCGCATCTGTTTTGGATGAACAGGCAATTGTAGCAGAAGCACCAAAAGAAGTGTTATTGGATGTCCCGCTATTGAACCAAATGGATTATCCAGTTCTATATAACGGTTGCGAGGTGACCTCGCTGACAATGATCCTGCAGTACAACAACGTCTCGATATCCAAGAATGATGTCGCAGCTTGGCTCCCTTCTGTTCCGATCGTTTATAACAACGGCTTGCGGGGCAATCCAAACAATGCATTCGTCGGAGACATCACCGGGCATGATTATGGATTCAGCGTTTACCATGGGCCGATAGCCGCCTTAGCCGCTAATTTCGTATCACCGGATCGCATAAAGGACATCACCGGCAGCTCATTTGATGCTGTGCTTGATGCATTGAATCACGGGTATCCCGTCTGGACAATCACCAGCACAAGCTATGCCCCAGTCGATGATATGGAGGTATGGCAAACCCCAAGCGGTGAAGTTAATGTCAGCTACAGTGAGCACAGTGTTGTTGTAGTCGGCTATGATGAGAACTATTTTTATGTGAATGACCCATACGGCAAAAAAAATCAGCCAGTGGAAAAAAGCAGCTTCATTGCCTCCTGGGAGCAATTCGGCAGTCAAGCCATCTATATTGAATAA